A stretch of the Medicago truncatula cultivar Jemalong A17 chromosome 5, MtrunA17r5.0-ANR, whole genome shotgun sequence genome encodes the following:
- the LOC112421819 gene encoding UPF0481 protein At3g47200, with product MELEMKWLDQINEEIKNNGPTIAYEKEQWEKPSIYKVPSQVTELNKNAFKPQAISFGPYHYGEENLKLMEKHKHRALLHFLKRCGKPVELLFQRLNQVAKELKDSYKSLDPIWTNNTPKFIEMMILDGCFILEILKVNYESEILVDYDKNDHVFGEHGKLHLTPYIKRDMLILENQIPMTVLHILTKFETNVEEEDHRESLKEKIIKFLDPWPSRIIKNTSLFKTKIIRLGKCTHLLDLYRKSMIQENASHTTPSLRPPMRNLLNCEEPDEDYIIRSARELQEAGVRFKKSDSRSLKDVSFNRGVLRLPAVKLDDSTKYIFLNLIAFERLHVGAGNEVTSFICFMDTIIDTAQDVPFLSRSGILINALGNDKLVAKLFNSLAKEISMDRNGELDMVMTNMKYYCEKPWKSWRASLIQTYFRNPWAMVSLVAAFFLFALTIIQTIYTVGQFYQKDC from the exons ATGGAGTTAGAAATGAAGTGGCTTGATCAAATCAATGAGGAGATCAAGAACAATGGTCCTACAATAGCTTATGAGAAGGAACAATGGGAGAAGCCTTCAATTTACAAAGTACCCTCACAAGTCACGGAGTTGAACAAAAATGCCTTTAAACCCCAAGCAATTTCCTTTGGTCCTTACCATTATGGGGAGGAAAATTTAAAGCTTATGGAAAAGCACAAGCATCGAGCCctccttcattttttaaagaGGTGTGGAAAGCCCGTTGAGTTGTTATTCCAACGCTTGAATCAAGTGGCTAAAGAGTTGAAAGACTCATATAAGTCACTTGATCCAATTTGGACAAACAACACACCAAAATTCATTGAAATGATGATTCTTGATGGTTGTTTTATTTTGGAGATTTTGAAAGTGAATTATGAATCTGAAATTCTGGTTGACTATGATAAGAATGATCATGTGTTTGGTGAACATGGAAAACTTCATCTTACGCCATATATCAAACGTGACATGCTTATACTTGAAAATCAGATACCTATGACGGTTCTTCATATATTAACCAAGTTTGAAACCAACGTTGAGGAg GAAGATCATCGTGAGTCGTTAAAGgagaaaatcataaaatttcttGACCCATGGCCATCCCGAATCATTAAGAATACATCCTTGTTCAAGACAAAAATCATAAGGTTGGGGAAATGTACGCATCTATTGGACTTGTACAGGAAAAGTATGATACAAGAAAACGCAAGCCACACAACACCCTCGCTCAGACCACCAATGAGAAATTTGTTAAATTGTGAGGAACCAGACGAAGATTATATTATTCGATCTGCAAGAGAGCTCCAAGAGGCTGGAGTACGCTTCAAGAAAAGCGATTCAAGGAGCCTCAAAGACGTTTCCTTCAATCGAGGTGTTCTTAGGCTCCCTGCCGTGAAATTAGATGACAGCACAAAATACATTTTCCTTAATCTCATTGCATTCGAACGTCTCCATGTTGGAGCTGGTAACGAGGTAACATCTTTTATATGTTTTATGGACACCATCATCGACACTGCTCAGGACGTTCCATTTCTTAGTAGAAGTGGGATCCTAATCAACGCTCTTGGGAACGATAAACTTGTGGCCAAATTGTTCAACTCATTGGCCAAAGAAATCTCCATGGATCGCAATGGTGAACTTGATATGGTGATGACGAATATGAAGTACTATTGTGAAAAACCTTGGAAAAGTTGGCGTGCAAGTCTCATTCAAACTTATTTTAGGAACCCTTGGGCTATGGTGTCTCTTGTTGCTGCTTTCTTCCTTTTTGCTCTTACTATTATTCAAACTATATACACAGTTGGTCAATTTTATCAAAAGGATTGCTAG